Proteins encoded within one genomic window of Companilactobacillus sp.:
- the dnaB gene encoding replicative DNA helicase: MNNDMTRIPPNDKNAEQAVLGAVFLSKDALTEAMEYLEPGDFYQHANQLIFQAMVNINEQNDGPVDIVTIQDELNRSNQLEDAGGIAYLAELANAVPTAANTEYYAKIVSQKSVLRSLINAATNIVNRSFDENEDLDSIIDSSERDIMDVSENRNHKGFRKISDVVKSSFAEIDKLYEEGSDVTGLSTGYKDLDAMTTGLHADELVILAARPGVGKTAFALNLIENAAVKDNATVAMFSLEMSAESLVNRMLCSTGSIDANSLRTGQLDENQWNSLIVAMGSLSNTNVYIDDTPGIKMAEIRSKCRRLEKEQGQVDLVVVDYLQLIEGTGQENRQQEVSVISRNMKKLAKELHCPIIALSQLSRGVEARQDKRPMLSDLRESGSIEQDADIVSFLYRDDYYRDEDEDGNSEPQDQEDQDVGEVEVIIAKNRSGPRGTAKLLFVKSYNKFSSIANIPEN, from the coding sequence ATGAATAATGATATGACTAGAATACCGCCAAATGACAAGAATGCTGAGCAGGCTGTCTTAGGGGCGGTTTTTCTAAGTAAAGATGCATTGACTGAGGCGATGGAATATCTGGAGCCTGGCGATTTTTATCAGCATGCTAACCAACTGATTTTTCAAGCCATGGTCAATATCAATGAACAAAATGATGGTCCAGTCGATATTGTTACGATCCAAGATGAATTAAATCGTAGCAATCAACTAGAAGATGCAGGTGGCATTGCCTATTTAGCAGAGCTTGCTAACGCAGTTCCAACTGCAGCTAATACTGAATATTACGCTAAGATCGTTAGTCAAAAGTCGGTCCTGCGTAGTTTGATCAATGCTGCGACCAATATCGTTAATCGAAGCTTTGATGAAAACGAAGACTTAGATTCGATCATCGATTCATCAGAACGTGACATCATGGACGTTTCCGAGAATCGAAATCATAAAGGTTTTCGAAAAATCAGTGATGTAGTTAAGTCGTCTTTTGCCGAAATAGATAAGTTGTATGAGGAAGGTAGCGATGTTACTGGACTATCAACTGGTTATAAAGATCTTGATGCAATGACGACTGGTCTGCACGCAGATGAATTAGTCATTTTAGCAGCCCGTCCTGGTGTTGGTAAAACTGCCTTCGCATTGAATTTGATCGAGAATGCTGCGGTCAAGGACAATGCAACAGTCGCAATGTTCTCTTTGGAAATGAGTGCGGAGTCATTGGTCAACCGTATGCTATGTTCCACAGGCTCGATTGATGCTAATTCATTAAGAACTGGACAACTAGATGAAAATCAGTGGAACAGTTTGATCGTTGCCATGGGTAGTTTGTCGAATACAAATGTATATATCGATGACACTCCTGGTATTAAGATGGCTGAGATCCGTTCCAAATGCCGTCGACTTGAAAAAGAACAAGGTCAAGTTGATCTAGTTGTGGTCGATTACTTGCAGCTGATCGAAGGTACCGGTCAAGAAAACAGACAACAAGAAGTCTCAGTAATTTCTCGTAACATGAAAAAATTAGCCAAGGAATTACATTGTCCGATCATTGCATTGTCACAGCTATCTCGTGGGGTGGAAGCTCGACAAGACAAACGTCCAATGCTTTCTGACTTGAGAGAATCAGGATCAATCGAACAGGATGCTGATATCGTATCCTTCCTTTATCGTGATGATTACTATCGAGATGAGGATGAGGATGGCAACAGTGAACCACAGGACCAAGAGGATCAAGATGTAGGTGAAGTAGAAGTAATTATCGCGAAGAACCGTTCAGGACCTCGTGGTACGGCAAAACTCTTATTTGTAAAGTCGTACAACAAGTTTTCTTCGATCGCGAATATTCCAGAAAATTAA
- a CDS encoding adenylosuccinate synthase, translating to MTTVVVVGTQWGDEGKGKITDYFSGEANIIARYQGGDNAGHTLNIDGNVYKLRSVPSGILYSDKVSIIGNGVVLNIESLLEELKRLHEQGVDTSNLRISNRAHLIMPYHIQLDKLQEASKGDSKVGTTNRGIGPTYMDKSARVGIRMADILDKELFRDLLKSNLDAKNELFTKIYNAEPMSFDDMFEKYYELGQQLKDRVIDTSAYLNKELKAGKNVLFEGAQGIMLDIDHGTYPYVTSSNPAGGVTTGAGVGAPLIDKVIGVVKAYTSRVGAGPFPTEQDNETGDFLREAGHEYGTVTHRPRRVGWLDTVVLKHSCNVSGVTHLSLNCLDVLTGLKEIKVCVGYDYNGKQIDEYPANLNMLAKCKPVYKTFNGWDEDITQAKSIDELPDAAKAYLEFLKEELDVEYATVSVGPDRDQTIIVNDVWK from the coding sequence ATGACAACAGTTGTAGTAGTAGGTACCCAATGGGGTGACGAAGGTAAAGGTAAGATTACTGATTACTTTAGTGGCGAAGCAAACATTATTGCCCGTTATCAAGGTGGAGATAATGCGGGTCATACTTTAAATATCGATGGCAATGTTTATAAATTAAGATCTGTTCCATCAGGTATTTTATATTCAGACAAAGTAAGTATTATCGGAAATGGTGTCGTATTAAATATTGAATCCTTGTTGGAAGAATTAAAACGCTTACATGAACAAGGAGTCGATACATCAAATTTACGAATTTCTAACCGTGCTCATCTGATCATGCCATATCATATCCAATTAGATAAATTACAAGAAGCTTCTAAGGGAGATTCTAAGGTCGGTACGACTAATAGAGGTATAGGTCCTACTTATATGGACAAATCAGCGCGCGTAGGAATCAGAATGGCTGATATCCTTGATAAAGAGCTATTTAGAGACCTTTTGAAATCCAATTTGGATGCAAAAAATGAATTATTCACTAAAATTTATAATGCAGAGCCAATGAGCTTTGATGATATGTTTGAAAAATATTACGAACTTGGTCAACAATTAAAAGATCGTGTAATCGATACTTCAGCATATTTGAACAAAGAATTAAAGGCTGGCAAGAATGTATTATTTGAAGGTGCTCAAGGAATCATGTTGGATATTGACCACGGAACATATCCTTATGTAACTTCATCTAATCCAGCTGGTGGTGTAACAACAGGTGCAGGTGTCGGTGCTCCGTTGATCGACAAAGTAATTGGCGTTGTTAAAGCTTATACGTCACGTGTTGGTGCTGGTCCATTCCCAACTGAACAAGACAACGAGACAGGCGATTTCTTACGCGAAGCGGGACATGAATATGGAACAGTTACACATCGTCCAAGACGTGTTGGCTGGTTAGATACTGTTGTGCTAAAACATTCATGTAATGTATCAGGAGTAACTCATCTTTCACTTAACTGTTTAGATGTTTTGACTGGCTTGAAAGAAATTAAAGTTTGTGTAGGATATGATTACAACGGTAAACAAATTGATGAATATCCAGCCAACTTAAACATGCTTGCAAAATGCAAACCAGTATATAAAACATTCAATGGTTGGGACGAAGATATTACTCAAGCTAAGAGTATTGATGAATTACCAGATGCAGCAAAAGCATATCTTGAATTCTTGAAAGAAGAATTAGATGTTGAATATGCAACTGTTTCTGTTGGCCCTGATAGAGATCAAACAATTATTGTTAATGATGTGTGGAAATAA
- a CDS encoding transglycosylase domain-containing protein, producing the protein MRETTKRKTIKRRRKWPKVLLAILAVLVILIAITWLKFGSQIKTSIADGYAYSSHLDAKDFYPKNSTVVYDKNGKQLAKFSRSDASYTKEKDINPLISKGLVDVEDSRFYIHHGVDMYAILRSIGSRVIQHRVQGGSTLTQQLVKNVVLKDQSQTMSRKIKEMVIAQEIEKKFSKKDILEFYINDVYMGHASYGFSSAAKYYFSKDQNDLSLDQIAMLIGIPNNPVYYDPVSYPERSVKRRNMVLNIMNKRGLISHKEYMSARKKPLGLKVNQHSFDNDISKNYAVNYAVFSATEELMKSSGFSMKYNFKNNDERNAYYKSYGQAFDIAQGQLLNGGYSIRTSIDPGLQAKVEQLVEQTYADNSVKDKDGKLQPQVSSTVIDNKTGNVLAIVGGRGTEYDQLNRAINGYRQPGSAAKPLVAYAPAFERGYLPQSSVTDSAVGSITNWYSGFTGQTTVRHALENSINTVAYKLASQDKQKSYYNDLAKMEFARLSPNDRNPILALGAFTYGTTTTEMASGYSSFSRSGNFIHPSNVSSIYDESNERMIYENRHLPKKVYAADASYLMLNTMQSVITSGLGKAASLDNFKYTAGKTGTTDDYKDSYFVGMTPDFTIANWTGNDHGNSLTGGQEGLPMATFKAEGQYLVDYLKEKQQNFKKPSTVKVSGSNLSIDESKRKQTIQDIIDLNFNDFKTTQEKQNQERLFNMDYRIIYHLSKKEEFKREAKVQRAIDKYNDSPMVKESDYSKKLDELQNIRYLNINVKRQKAKNKFTDQIADMQKQLNLQQATLAAEKENGKLAKYNTEKRQIESQRATDRKKMVDKLMPQYNEQVQKVKEAYKNNDSDKEDQKQELINLMNEIRSYGGTVPDLKLYINN; encoded by the coding sequence ATGCGTGAAACAACAAAAAGGAAAACAATAAAACGAAGGCGAAAATGGCCTAAGGTACTTTTAGCTATACTGGCAGTGTTAGTGATTTTAATTGCGATTACTTGGCTAAAATTCGGCTCTCAAATAAAGACGTCAATTGCTGATGGGTATGCCTATAGTAGTCATCTAGATGCAAAAGATTTCTATCCAAAAAATTCGACTGTAGTCTATGATAAGAATGGTAAACAACTAGCTAAATTTTCGAGATCAGATGCCAGCTATACTAAAGAGAAAGATATCAATCCTCTGATCAGCAAAGGCCTAGTTGATGTGGAAGATAGTCGTTTTTATATTCATCATGGAGTTGATATGTATGCCATACTACGTTCAATTGGTTCTAGAGTGATCCAGCATCGGGTTCAAGGAGGGTCGACTCTAACACAACAATTAGTTAAGAACGTTGTATTGAAGGATCAATCTCAGACTATGTCCAGAAAAATCAAAGAGATGGTTATTGCCCAGGAAATAGAAAAGAAATTCAGTAAAAAGGATATTCTTGAATTCTATATTAATGATGTCTACATGGGACACGCTAGCTATGGATTTAGTAGTGCGGCTAAGTATTATTTTTCAAAGGATCAAAACGATTTGAGCTTGGATCAGATTGCGATGTTAATTGGTATTCCAAATAACCCTGTGTATTATGATCCAGTGTCTTATCCTGAACGTTCAGTTAAACGTCGCAATATGGTTTTAAACATCATGAATAAACGTGGGTTGATCTCACACAAAGAATATATGTCTGCTCGAAAGAAACCATTAGGTCTGAAAGTTAATCAACATTCATTCGACAATGACATTTCTAAAAATTATGCAGTCAATTATGCAGTCTTTAGTGCGACTGAGGAATTAATGAAATCATCAGGATTCTCTATGAAGTATAACTTCAAAAATAATGATGAACGAAATGCTTACTATAAATCATATGGCCAAGCTTTTGATATTGCTCAAGGACAATTATTGAACGGTGGATACAGTATTAGAACCTCAATCGATCCAGGATTACAAGCAAAGGTTGAACAGTTAGTTGAACAAACCTATGCTGATAATTCTGTTAAAGATAAGGATGGCAAATTACAACCACAAGTATCTAGTACAGTGATCGACAACAAAACAGGAAATGTCCTAGCTATCGTTGGTGGTCGAGGTACTGAGTATGATCAGTTGAATCGGGCTATCAATGGATACCGTCAGCCAGGTTCTGCTGCTAAGCCTTTAGTTGCCTATGCTCCAGCATTCGAACGAGGATACTTGCCTCAGAGCTCGGTTACGGACTCTGCAGTTGGTTCAATTACGAACTGGTACTCAGGATTCACGGGACAGACAACTGTCAGACACGCTCTAGAAAATTCAATCAATACTGTTGCCTATAAACTGGCTTCTCAAGATAAGCAAAAAAGCTACTACAATGATCTAGCAAAGATGGAATTCGCTCGTCTGTCTCCAAATGACCGAAATCCAATCTTGGCTTTAGGAGCATTTACATACGGAACAACGACAACTGAAATGGCATCTGGTTACAGTAGCTTTTCTCGAAGTGGTAATTTTATTCATCCCAGTAACGTCTCTAGTATTTATGACGAATCAAATGAACGTATGATCTACGAGAATCGTCACCTACCAAAAAAGGTTTACGCAGCTGATGCTAGTTATCTGATGCTCAATACAATGCAGTCTGTTATTACAAGCGGTTTGGGTAAAGCAGCTAGTTTAGATAACTTTAAATATACAGCTGGTAAGACGGGTACAACTGATGATTACAAGGATAGTTATTTTGTCGGCATGACTCCCGATTTTACGATCGCAAATTGGACAGGTAACGATCATGGCAATTCATTAACTGGTGGTCAGGAGGGATTGCCGATGGCAACCTTTAAGGCGGAAGGTCAGTACTTGGTCGATTACTTAAAGGAGAAACAACAGAACTTTAAAAAGCCTAGCACAGTCAAAGTGTCAGGCAGCAATTTGTCGATCGATGAAAGCAAAAGGAAACAGACTATTCAGGATATAATCGACTTAAACTTTAATGACTTTAAGACGACACAAGAAAAGCAAAACCAAGAACGACTTTTTAATATGGATTACCGGATCATTTATCATCTTTCTAAAAAGGAAGAATTCAAACGTGAAGCTAAGGTACAGCGAGCAATTGATAAGTACAATGATTCACCGATGGTCAAGGAATCAGATTATTCTAAGAAGTTAGATGAGCTACAGAATATCCGTTATTTAAACATTAACGTTAAACGTCAAAAGGCTAAGAATAAATTCACTGATCAAATTGCTGATATGCAGAAGCAATTGAATTTGCAGCAGGCAACATTAGCAGCAGAAAAAGAGAACGGAAAACTAGCTAAATACAATACTGAAAAGCGTCAGATAGAATCCCAGCGTGCTACCGATCGTAAGAAGATGGTCGACAAGCTGATGCCACAGTATAACGAACAAGTCCAAAAGGTCAAAGAAGCATATAAAAACAATGACTCTGACAAAGAGGACCAGAAACAAGAACTGATCAACTTAATGAATGAGATCAGAAGTTATGGCGGAACAGTACCTGATTTAAAACTTTATATCAATAACTAA
- a CDS encoding threonine/serine exporter family protein: protein MDIFLNILLGALSAIGFSLITNAPRRAAGIIGLTGAMSWTVFYLLKNYFHMNVLIANYIGALIIGVMAYFLARRYRLPENIIVIPCLVNLVPGGNAYRTILYMVQNNYSGSINQGFQTFLIASFLAIGLFTTPYTAASVKRLKMIRAKK, encoded by the coding sequence ATGGATATCTTTTTAAATATTCTATTAGGTGCTCTATCGGCAATTGGATTTTCATTGATAACCAATGCCCCAAGACGAGCAGCCGGAATCATCGGATTAACTGGAGCAATGAGTTGGACCGTCTTTTATCTATTAAAAAATTACTTTCATATGAACGTACTGATCGCCAATTATATTGGAGCTTTGATCATCGGAGTAATGGCATACTTTCTGGCCAGAAGATATCGTTTGCCAGAAAATATTATCGTTATCCCTTGCTTAGTTAATCTTGTTCCCGGGGGTAATGCTTATCGGACTATCTTATACATGGTCCAAAACAATTACTCTGGTTCGATCAACCAAGGATTCCAAACTTTCTTGATTGCGTCGTTTTTAGCAATTGGATTATTCACCACACCATATACGGCAGCATCAGTAAAACGATTAAAAATGATTCGTGCGAAAAAATAA
- a CDS encoding threonine/serine exporter family protein, whose protein sequence is MENIETISKNDLSALCLKTAYLLVNGGAETYRVEDTVERIGQSLGFEVKCYVTVTAIFIEINHQNFKFIKSRLGGTNLQMIDEINTMSRQLANKTISIDGFTRHINHLYKYKRTADFPFLLKAFGAGLVSMAPMLLFEMPLYYFLYCFVVGVIGYTISSYLSQLSMLPYADLFIAGFVIALSAIMLKRIGLVTQYHTIIIGAIMPLVPGVAITNAIRELVMRHALSSSVKFLDSLLVASSIGFGIATALIIF, encoded by the coding sequence ATGGAAAACATCGAAACTATTAGCAAAAACGACTTGTCTGCGCTTTGCCTTAAAACAGCTTATCTACTAGTTAACGGCGGTGCTGAAACTTACCGTGTTGAAGATACTGTTGAACGTATCGGACAATCTTTAGGTTTTGAGGTCAAATGCTACGTAACCGTAACAGCTATCTTCATCGAAATCAATCATCAGAATTTTAAATTTATTAAATCTCGCTTAGGCGGTACCAACTTGCAGATGATCGATGAGATCAATACCATGTCCAGGCAACTAGCAAATAAGACCATTTCGATCGATGGTTTTACGCGACACATCAACCATCTATATAAGTACAAGCGGACAGCTGATTTTCCATTTCTATTAAAAGCCTTTGGTGCAGGATTAGTTTCGATGGCGCCGATGCTATTATTCGAAATGCCATTGTATTACTTCCTCTACTGTTTCGTCGTTGGAGTGATCGGCTATACGATCTCTTCTTACTTGTCGCAACTATCAATGCTTCCATACGCCGATTTATTTATTGCTGGATTCGTAATTGCCTTATCGGCGATAATGCTCAAACGAATCGGTTTAGTGACCCAATACCACACGATCATCATTGGAGCAATCATGCCGTTAGTTCCTGGGGTAGCAATCACTAATGCTATTCGGGAATTAGTTATGCGGCACGCTCTGAGTAGTTCCGTCAAATTTCTCGATTCATTACTAGTGGCTAGCAGCATTGGTTTCGGCATTGCAACCGCTTTAATTATTTTTTAG
- a CDS encoding LCP family glycopolymer transferase — protein MNNNNNNMSRQRRKLTHNNALASNNSGPVNKAFLKILGLVLLIAIFVTGAYGFRLYAQAQGSLDKTFKPLSGKPTSTKIADSQPVSILLLGVDTTDNGVRDTETNYKGNSDTMIVVTVNPKTKKTTMMSIPRDTMTQIWKNEDNNTRKIQKINSAYNIGTENSAVVTTEKLINVPIDYYVKVDFNSLEKIVNSVGGVDVNVPFSFSYGDVGETPSNFTKGEMHLNGKQALDYARMRHDDPNGDYGRQQRQRQIISAIIKSAASAKTFTHFKDVLDSISDSMTTNLSFNDMQTMFFNYRDASKSIASDHLQGYGQMVGDVSYELAPTKEIQRVSNKLRKQLELPHETINNEETKLNRLNERQGFSFDYDGDQEQTYKIFKNNQTSE, from the coding sequence ATGAATAATAATAACAACAACATGTCTAGACAGAGACGTAAGCTTACGCATAACAATGCTTTAGCTTCCAACAACTCAGGTCCAGTCAACAAAGCTTTTTTAAAGATATTAGGTTTAGTTTTGCTGATAGCGATATTTGTTACTGGCGCCTATGGATTTAGACTATATGCTCAAGCTCAAGGCTCATTGGATAAGACCTTTAAGCCTTTATCAGGCAAGCCAACCTCAACTAAGATCGCAGACAGTCAGCCAGTTTCTATCTTGCTTCTAGGTGTAGATACTACCGATAACGGGGTCAGAGATACGGAGACCAACTATAAAGGTAATTCAGACACGATGATCGTTGTCACAGTCAATCCTAAGACTAAGAAGACTACAATGATGTCTATTCCTCGTGATACTATGACTCAGATCTGGAAGAATGAAGATAACAATACGAGAAAGATCCAGAAGATCAACTCAGCTTACAATATTGGTACAGAAAACAGTGCGGTCGTAACGACGGAAAAACTGATCAATGTACCGATAGATTACTACGTTAAGGTCGATTTCAACTCGCTTGAAAAAATCGTTAATAGTGTCGGTGGAGTAGATGTTAACGTTCCGTTTAGTTTTTCATATGGTGACGTTGGCGAAACTCCATCTAACTTCACTAAGGGTGAGATGCACCTTAATGGTAAACAGGCTCTAGATTACGCTCGTATGCGCCATGATGACCCTAACGGTGATTATGGACGTCAACAACGACAAAGACAGATCATTTCTGCCATTATCAAGAGTGCAGCTAGTGCTAAGACGTTTACCCACTTTAAAGATGTGTTAGACAGTATTTCGGATTCAATGACAACTAACTTGAGCTTTAATGATATGCAGACGATGTTCTTTAATTATCGTGACGCATCTAAGAGCATTGCATCTGATCATTTACAAGGGTATGGTCAAATGGTCGGAGACGTTTCATACGAGTTAGCTCCAACTAAGGAGATCCAGCGTGTATCTAACAAGTTAAGAAAACAACTTGAGTTGCCTCACGAAACTATCAATAACGAGGAAACCAAGCTCAATCGATTAAATGAACGACAAGGCTTCTCATTTGATTACGATGGGGACCAAGAACAGACGTATAAGATATTTAAAAACAATCAAACGTCAGAATAA
- a CDS encoding ABC-F family ATP-binding cassette domain-containing protein — translation MSVLEVQHLTQQFLDKRLYDDANLQVNKEDHLGITGQNGVGKSTFIKILTGQLEPDEGKITWQKHLTVGYLDQQAKLTEGMTIREYLKTAYSNLYEANDKLTEIYMNDPDDDDLEQAGKLQELLDANDFYEIDTKIDQVATGLGLDAIGYDHDVSKLSGGQRSKIILAKILLESPDMILLDEPTNYLDTNHIEWLSDYLNNFEGAFIVISHDYGFLDKIVNCIADIEFGKITKYTGSLKQVMKQKAANKETYMKAYTKQQEKIAKTKAYIRKFKAGSRSKSAKSREKQLSHMDVLTPPGNKTIASFNFPYKEIPSSRMVLEVNDLKIGYDKPLFDQELNFSLVSGEKMVIKGFNGIGKSTLIKTLLGMIEPKAGNFDFSEVVKVGYFKQDLVWKSNLETPFKVVSEDHPESDNKEVRQLLARTGLTNQQIMSPLRSLSGGEQTKVKLADLMFEPTNFLFMDEPTNHLDDESKASLRKGLRNYPGTMILVTHEEDFYSSDWIDKVLDIEQIKKN, via the coding sequence ATGAGTGTTTTAGAAGTGCAACATCTCACGCAACAATTTTTAGATAAGCGGTTGTATGATGATGCCAATTTACAAGTTAATAAAGAAGACCATTTAGGTATTACTGGTCAAAACGGTGTGGGTAAGAGTACCTTCATCAAAATACTGACAGGACAGCTGGAACCAGATGAAGGAAAGATCACTTGGCAAAAACATTTAACAGTTGGCTATTTGGATCAGCAAGCTAAGCTTACCGAAGGGATGACTATCCGTGAGTATCTAAAGACAGCTTATTCCAATTTATATGAAGCAAACGACAAGTTGACTGAGATCTATATGAATGATCCAGACGATGACGACTTGGAACAAGCTGGTAAATTGCAGGAATTGTTAGATGCTAATGATTTTTACGAAATAGATACTAAGATCGACCAAGTTGCTACCGGACTAGGATTAGATGCAATTGGTTATGATCACGATGTTTCTAAATTATCAGGTGGACAACGTTCAAAGATCATCTTGGCAAAAATCTTACTAGAGAGTCCTGACATGATCCTATTGGATGAGCCAACTAACTATTTGGATACTAACCATATCGAATGGCTATCGGATTATCTCAATAACTTTGAGGGCGCATTTATCGTAATTTCCCATGATTACGGCTTTTTAGATAAGATCGTTAACTGTATTGCTGACATCGAATTTGGCAAGATCACTAAGTATACGGGTAGCTTGAAACAAGTTATGAAGCAAAAGGCTGCTAATAAAGAAACCTATATGAAGGCCTACACTAAGCAACAAGAAAAAATCGCTAAGACGAAAGCTTATATTAGAAAATTTAAAGCTGGTTCTCGTTCAAAGAGTGCTAAGAGTAGAGAGAAACAACTCTCACATATGGATGTCTTGACGCCACCTGGTAATAAGACTATCGCTAGCTTTAATTTCCCATATAAGGAAATTCCAAGTTCACGAATGGTATTGGAAGTAAATGACTTAAAAATCGGTTACGACAAGCCTTTGTTTGATCAGGAGCTTAATTTCTCACTAGTAAGTGGGGAAAAGATGGTCATTAAAGGATTCAATGGTATCGGTAAGTCTACTTTGATCAAAACCTTATTAGGGATGATTGAGCCCAAAGCCGGTAACTTTGATTTTTCAGAAGTCGTTAAGGTTGGTTACTTTAAACAGGACTTAGTGTGGAAGAGTAACTTGGAAACACCATTTAAGGTAGTAAGTGAAGACCATCCAGAGTCGGATAACAAAGAAGTTCGTCAGCTATTAGCTAGAACTGGACTCACTAACCAACAAATCATGTCGCCACTTAGATCGCTATCCGGTGGGGAGCAGACTAAAGTTAAATTGGCTGACTTGATGTTTGAGCCAACGAACTTTCTATTTATGGATGAGCCAACGAACCATTTGGATGATGAGAGTAAAGCATCGCTACGTAAAGGATTAAGAAACTACCCAGGGACTATGATCTTAGTAACCCATGAGGAGGATTTTTATAGTAGCGATTGGATAGATAAAGTACTGGATATTGAGCAAATTAAAAAGAATTAA
- a CDS encoding transposase: protein MSPDSDDFIFQDSFSSNLNGVDQVKDQIINLCSTKTIDSIIVGQEFIRFYQFSPAVILQNSTELSDYEIELVRVNSNEIIKFNDGGSRSDAYYIAELLKSDGHSENVLQNEKYLALQRLTRLRCDLVFSMVRAKKCFINDLFYKVNQSSETDDLMSNSRIIAIITEDLTSEGIMKMSIDELLSYANNHGEGSIDLKNFARSIKDVKHHAYVLDQSNNNSLDIVLSVYYKAIRTYQKTLRELDDSIEHILNSLFEVDILKSLPGVDYVYAAGIIAETGNVERFDKESQIASYAKLGGNNRSSSVNLDSTSRPHSRDMYLHQYLVEATNQLIVHDQMFADYFERQKQKALTNPRRRALTLATRKFVRVLDYLLREHQTFDPSKQG, encoded by the coding sequence ATGTCGCCCGACAGTGACGACTTCATCTTTCAAGACTCGTTTTCAAGCAATCTAAATGGCGTCGATCAAGTTAAGGATCAGATCATAAATCTTTGCAGTACCAAAACGATTGATTCTATCATCGTCGGCCAAGAATTTATTCGTTTTTATCAATTCAGCCCGGCAGTCATACTCCAAAATTCTACCGAACTTTCTGATTATGAGATCGAACTCGTCAGGGTCAATTCCAACGAGATCATCAAATTCAACGATGGCGGATCTAGGTCAGATGCATACTACATCGCCGAACTTCTCAAATCAGATGGACACTCGGAAAACGTTTTGCAAAACGAGAAATATTTAGCCTTGCAGCGACTGACTCGCTTACGCTGCGATTTGGTTTTTTCCATGGTCAGAGCTAAGAAATGTTTTATCAATGATCTCTTTTACAAAGTAAATCAGTCTTCTGAAACTGATGATTTAATGTCGAATTCCAGGATCATTGCGATTATAACGGAAGACCTGACCTCCGAAGGGATAATGAAAATGTCTATCGATGAGTTGCTGTCTTATGCCAACAATCACGGAGAGGGATCAATTGATTTAAAAAATTTTGCTCGATCGATAAAAGATGTTAAGCATCACGCGTATGTCTTGGATCAATCAAACAATAATTCTTTAGACATCGTTTTGTCAGTCTATTATAAAGCGATTCGGACTTATCAAAAAACTCTTCGTGAGCTTGATGACAGTATTGAACATATTCTGAATTCATTATTCGAAGTAGATATTTTAAAATCATTGCCAGGAGTCGATTACGTATACGCTGCCGGAATCATTGCCGAAACCGGAAATGTAGAAAGATTTGATAAGGAATCACAGATTGCAAGTTACGCCAAGCTAGGAGGAAACAATCGATCATCTTCGGTAAATTTAGATAGTACCTCACGACCGCATTCAAGAGACATGTACCTGCATCAGTATTTAGTTGAAGCGACAAATCAGTTGATAGTACATGATCAGATGTTTGCCGATTATTTTGAAAGACAAAAGCAAAAAGCTCTCACTAATCCAAGAAGACGGGCACTGACTCTTGCGACCAGAAAATTCGTCCGAGTACTAGATTACTTGCTTAGAGAGCATCAGACTTTTGATCCTAGCAAACAAGGTTAA